In a single window of the Chondrocystis sp. NIES-4102 genome:
- a CDS encoding AAA ATPase central domain-containing protein: MNFNQEFSLLLRACYPLIYIPTKEEERAEKAIASETEKLGKRNVYIWDFVNGYQDNPNHEGFGKRNPLQALEFISKMPKNVGGVFILRDFQRFLEDIAVSRELRNLAKSLKSQPKNIIIIAPEVTIPKELAEVVTVVDFPLPTAPEIKIEIKRLISATNQGLSDTLLTELVRAAQGLSLERIRRVLTRAIALNGKLEPEDVELILEEKRQSIRQTQILDYYPTTEQIADIGGLDNLKNWLLRRGGAFSEQARAYGLPNPRGLLLVGIQGTGKSLTAKAIAHHWHLPLLRLDVGRLFAGLVGESESRTRQTIELAEALAPCILWIDEIDKGFAGLDGKGDSGTTSRVFGTFITWLAEKKSPVFVVATANNIQALPPEMLRKGRFDEIFFVSLPNQTEREAIFKVHLAKLRPHNLGNYDIKRLAYETPDFSGAEIEQTIIEAMHIGFSQNRDFTTDDILESASQIVPLAKTAKEQIEFLQQWVAAGKARLASNNNDLSDRIQSQLH, from the coding sequence TCCACTGATTTATATTCCTACCAAAGAAGAAGAAAGAGCAGAAAAAGCGATCGCATCTGAGACAGAAAAACTAGGTAAGCGGAATGTTTATATTTGGGATTTTGTTAATGGTTATCAAGACAATCCTAATCATGAAGGTTTTGGCAAACGTAACCCTTTACAAGCATTAGAATTTATCTCTAAAATGCCTAAAAATGTGGGTGGGGTTTTCATTTTAAGAGATTTTCAGCGTTTTTTGGAAGATATCGCCGTTTCGCGTGAATTACGTAATTTGGCAAAAAGTTTAAAATCTCAACCCAAAAATATTATTATTATTGCTCCAGAGGTAACAATACCCAAAGAACTGGCAGAAGTTGTTACTGTGGTCGATTTTCCTCTGCCAACTGCCCCAGAAATTAAAATTGAGATTAAGCGATTAATTTCCGCCACAAATCAAGGTTTGTCAGATACACTTTTAACAGAATTAGTCAGGGCTGCCCAAGGGCTGTCTTTAGAAAGAATTAGACGAGTACTAACAAGAGCGATCGCTCTTAATGGCAAACTAGAACCAGAAGATGTAGAGTTGATTCTAGAAGAAAAACGCCAATCTATTCGCCAAACACAAATTCTAGATTATTACCCTACCACAGAACAAATTGCCGATATTGGGGGTTTAGATAACCTAAAAAATTGGTTACTACGTAGGGGTGGTGCATTTAGCGAACAAGCTAGGGCTTATGGATTACCAAATCCTAGAGGACTATTATTAGTAGGTATTCAGGGTACAGGTAAATCCCTAACCGCTAAAGCGATCGCTCACCATTGGCATTTACCCTTACTTCGTTTAGATGTTGGGCGTTTGTTTGCAGGTTTAGTAGGAGAATCAGAATCTCGTACCCGGCAAACTATCGAATTAGCAGAAGCTTTAGCCCCTTGTATTCTATGGATTGATGAGATTGATAAAGGGTTTGCAGGATTAGATGGCAAGGGTGATTCAGGTACTACTAGTCGTGTTTTTGGTACATTTATTACCTGGCTTGCAGAAAAAAAATCCCCCGTATTTGTAGTAGCCACGGCTAATAATATTCAGGCTCTACCTCCAGAAATGTTACGCAAAGGTAGATTTGATGAAATATTTTTTGTATCCTTACCCAATCAAACCGAACGAGAAGCTATTTTCAAAGTTCATTTAGCTAAATTACGCCCCCATAACCTAGGCAATTATGACATCAAGAGGTTAGCATATGAAACACCAGATTTTTCTGGGGCGGAAATCGAACAAACTATTATTGAGGCAATGCACATTGGGTTTAGTCAAAATCGTGATTTCACTACAGATGATATCCTAGAATCTGCTAGTCAAATAGTTCCCTTAGCTAAAACTGCCAAAGAACAAATCGAATTCTTACAACAATGGGTAGCAGCAGGGAAAGCTCGTCTGGCTTCTAACAATAATGATTTAAGCGATCGCATTCAGAGTCAACTTCATTAA
- a CDS encoding SH3 type 3 domain-containing protein, which yields MTKSIFLQRLSTTVQFILGFFLGISLIAGISGTIIFAYYKKMSVLPKKPIFSEVASTTTSKSQKNTTTEIEPVESNTLPNEQEQLETTSANNLEELELPANAYRAVVTWPEGLSLRAEPEQDAERIGGIAYQQNIIVLEDTTDGQWQRVKIPESEQEGWVKGGNTERTSD from the coding sequence ATGACTAAATCTATTTTTCTTCAGCGTTTATCAACTACAGTTCAGTTTATTCTTGGTTTTTTTCTAGGTATTAGTTTAATCGCAGGAATATCAGGAACTATTATCTTTGCCTACTACAAAAAAATGTCGGTTTTACCGAAAAAACCTATATTTTCCGAAGTAGCGTCCACTACTACATCAAAATCTCAAAAAAATACTACTACAGAGATTGAGCCTGTAGAATCAAATACACTGCCAAATGAACAGGAGCAATTAGAAACAACATCAGCCAACAATTTAGAAGAATTAGAATTACCAGCCAATGCTTATCGAGCAGTAGTTACTTGGCCAGAGGGACTCAGTTTAAGAGCAGAGCCTGAGCAGGATGCCGAAAGAATTGGGGGTATTGCTTATCAACAAAATATCATTGTTTTAGAAGATACTACTGATGGACAATGGCAAAGAGTAAAAATTCCAGAAAGTGAGCAAGAGGGTTGGGTAAAAGGAGGCAATACAGAACGCACTTCTGATTAA
- a CDS encoding pyridine nucleotide-disulfide oxidoreductase, whose protein sequence is MDTYEFDVVIIGGGPAGCTCALYTSRANLKTVILDKNPAVGALAITHKIANYPGVSGEMSGDELLKSMREQAIEYGTTYQRAQVFGIDVSGDLKKVYTPEGTFIGRSLVLATGAMGRSGASFEGESEFLGRGVSYCATCDGAFYRDREVAVIGLNQEAVEEAQFLTKFASMVHWVTFKDPKPEDYHAQDLLSMSNVKHWRRSRLASIEGDNSGVTGIKVKTKEQEEPLDLQVEGVFVYLNGSKPITDFIGDQVEYNADGGVKVDDSMATNVPGVWAIGDIRNTPYKQAVVAAGDGCIAAMAIDRYLNHRKAVKPDWDHS, encoded by the coding sequence TTGGATACATACGAATTTGATGTCGTCATTATTGGAGGTGGTCCTGCGGGCTGCACCTGTGCGCTATACACTTCAAGAGCCAATCTCAAAACCGTTATTCTAGATAAGAATCCTGCGGTAGGAGCATTGGCTATTACCCATAAAATAGCTAACTATCCTGGGGTATCAGGGGAAATGAGTGGGGATGAGTTGCTCAAGAGCATGAGAGAGCAAGCCATTGAGTATGGTACTACCTATCAACGCGCCCAAGTTTTTGGGATTGATGTTAGTGGCGATCTCAAAAAGGTTTACACCCCTGAAGGGACTTTTATCGGTAGATCCTTGGTTTTGGCAACAGGAGCAATGGGACGCAGTGGGGCATCTTTTGAAGGAGAATCAGAATTTTTAGGTCGTGGAGTGAGCTATTGTGCTACCTGTGATGGGGCATTTTATCGCGATCGCGAAGTTGCTGTTATTGGTTTAAATCAAGAGGCAGTCGAAGAAGCACAGTTTTTAACTAAATTTGCTTCGATGGTGCATTGGGTCACCTTTAAAGATCCCAAACCCGAAGACTATCACGCTCAAGATTTATTGAGTATGTCTAATGTTAAACATTGGCGACGTAGTCGTTTAGCTTCAATTGAGGGCGATAATTCAGGAGTTACAGGAATTAAAGTCAAAACCAAAGAACAAGAAGAGCCGTTAGATTTACAAGTAGAAGGGGTATTTGTTTATCTTAATGGGTCAAAACCGATCACCGATTTTATTGGCGATCAGGTAGAATACAATGCCGATGGCGGTGTTAAAGTGGATGACTCAATGGCTACTAATGTTCCTGGGGTTTGGGCTATTGGTGATATTCGTAATACTCCCTATAAGCAGGCGGTGGTAGCTGCGGGAGACGGTTGTATTGCAGCTATGGCTATTGACCGTTACCTCAATCACCGTAAGGCGGTTAAACCTGATTGGGATCATTCGTAA
- a CDS encoding transglutaminase domain protein — protein MISQTANAVNLNKTIRPIAASAIYGIVFHQGWVWAIDSQNGYWLQIDPQTDSTKILNTRNWSDFVGATGLAITDDILWFTKGNCVYCCSLITLDFEAQLFWRLDYQVDGIAVWESTIYLTSRKQSKIFIYDRHKGKKITHFYAPGIGTENITIKGEELWLTDNLEQTVYCLDRATGETIFSVLTPFTNPTGLAFDHDPQTGEETLYVAYADREVYIRDNPNAEPNYELEYRDRTFIHPLYFYYNRSQKYALSNGYLVEMSYVEEISPLDPVELENLEWRIALPAETDRQKIKEVRAIGLPFTEEVEDGQRVAVFKFDDFNSQQRYIFGWQAILEVWSIKYQITPRDCEKIPHLTRDYEKKYLIDNDNLSMETDIILQAASVAIGSETNLLRQVYSIRNYVYDKLAYGIKPHIDTPDVVLERGIGSCGEYLGLLLALCRLNGIACRTVGRYKCPSNGLQRNIPLQPDFNHVWMEFYLPGYGWLPMESNPDDLFEGGPYPSRFFMGLAWYHAEMAKDISFESITSKGVKVEKDKVSIGELALNHIRFVVLEELKPGN, from the coding sequence ATGATTTCTCAGACGGCTAATGCTGTTAACCTTAATAAAACTATTAGACCGATCGCAGCTAGTGCAATCTACGGTATTGTTTTTCATCAAGGCTGGGTTTGGGCGATTGATTCTCAAAATGGTTATTGGTTACAAATTGACCCCCAAACTGACAGTACTAAAATTTTAAATACTCGTAATTGGTCTGATTTCGTAGGTGCGACAGGATTAGCCATTACTGACGATATCCTTTGGTTTACTAAGGGAAATTGTGTTTATTGTTGTTCATTAATCACCCTAGATTTTGAGGCGCAATTATTTTGGCGTTTAGATTATCAAGTGGATGGTATTGCTGTTTGGGAATCAACTATTTATTTAACTAGTCGTAAGCAAAGTAAAATTTTTATTTACGATCGCCATAAGGGTAAAAAAATTACTCACTTTTACGCCCCAGGAATTGGTACAGAAAATATTACTATCAAAGGCGAAGAACTTTGGTTGACAGATAATTTAGAGCAAACTGTTTACTGTCTTGATCGGGCGACGGGGGAAACTATTTTTAGTGTTTTAACTCCCTTTACCAACCCCACAGGTTTAGCTTTTGATCATGATCCTCAAACAGGAGAAGAAACTTTATACGTTGCTTATGCCGATCGCGAGGTTTATATTCGTGATAATCCTAATGCTGAACCTAATTATGAACTAGAGTATCGAGATCGTACTTTTATTCATCCTCTTTATTTCTATTACAATCGTAGCCAAAAGTATGCTCTATCTAACGGGTATTTGGTGGAGATGTCCTATGTTGAAGAGATTTCACCCCTAGATCCTGTCGAGTTAGAGAATTTGGAGTGGCGTATTGCTCTACCTGCCGAAACCGATAGACAGAAAATTAAAGAAGTAAGAGCGATCGGGCTGCCCTTTACCGAAGAAGTAGAAGACGGACAAAGAGTTGCTGTTTTTAAGTTTGATGATTTTAACTCCCAACAGCGTTATATTTTTGGTTGGCAAGCAATTTTAGAGGTTTGGAGTATCAAATATCAAATCACACCTCGCGATTGCGAAAAAATCCCCCATCTTACCAGGGATTATGAGAAAAAGTATCTCATAGATAATGATAACCTGTCAATGGAGACGGATATAATTTTACAGGCTGCCTCAGTAGCAATTGGTTCGGAAACTAACTTGCTGCGTCAGGTATACAGCATACGTAATTATGTATATGATAAATTAGCCTATGGAATTAAACCCCACATAGATACTCCTGATGTTGTGCTGGAGCGTGGTATAGGTTCGTGTGGAGAATATCTTGGTTTACTTTTAGCTCTCTGTCGGCTCAATGGTATTGCCTGTCGCACTGTCGGTAGATATAAATGTCCTAGTAATGGTCTACAGCGTAACATCCCCCTGCAACCCGATTTTAATCATGTCTGGATGGAATTTTATCTCCCAGGTTATGGTTGGCTACCAATGGAATCTAATCCTGATGATTTATTTGAAGGTGGGCCTTATCCGTCTCGCTTTTTTATGGGTTTAGCTTGGTATCATGCTGAGATGGCAAAAGATATTAGTTTTGAATCTATTACTAGTAAAGGAGTAAAAGTGGAAAAAGATAAGGTTTCTATTGGGGAGTTGGCTTTAAATCATATTCGGTTTGTAGTTTTAGAAGAGTTAAAACCAGGTAATTAA